A single Oncorhynchus keta strain PuntledgeMale-10-30-2019 unplaced genomic scaffold, Oket_V2 Un_contig_9533_pilon_pilon, whole genome shotgun sequence DNA region contains:
- the LOC127927126 gene encoding protein kinase C-binding protein NELL2-like — protein MFSANGESCEDIDECATERHSCANDTVCFNVDGGYDCRCPHGKNCTGDCNHDNKHKHNGQIWVLDNDRCSVCSCQSGLVMCRRMVCDCESTTADLFCCPECNPGLSSQCLHQNRLITYSSGDTWVENCQQCQCM, from the exons atatAGATGAGTGTGCGACAGAAAGACACAGTTGTGCTAACGATACGGTGTGTTTCAACGTGGACGGAGGCTACGACTGCAGGTGCCCTCACGGCAAGAACTGCACCGGGGACTGTAACCATGACAACAAGCACAAACACAACGGGCAGATCTGGGTGCTGGACAATGACAGGTGCTCCGTCTGCTCCTGCCAG TCTGGTTTGGTGATGTGTCGTAGgatggtgtgtgactgtgagtcCACCACAGCCGACCTGTTCTGCTGTCCAGAGTGTAACCCAGGCCTCAGCAGCCAGTGTCTGCACCAGAACAGACTAATTACATACAGCAGTGGAGACACCTGGGTGGAGAACTGCCAGCAGTGCCAGTGTATG